A stretch of bacterium DNA encodes these proteins:
- a CDS encoding HEPN domain-containing protein, which yields MAPSKIVHPAHIDQLKSNLAEVDRLLEIHSEIAGKTVGRKYKVEVLNRSALVLLVACWEAFVEDLATNAFEFLLANANDPSVFPTKVRVAATRELRSHPDETKVWELAGDNWKKVLVNHKHTTLKRHVGRLNTPRPAQIDEMFSDLIGLDKLSKKWSWAKNSNADVLDKFEKMVTRRGAIAHRVSEGAAVHKAYVRKSSDAVIRASSVSSNRVRDHLEVQTGLYPWVRIVAGSAR from the coding sequence GTGGCCCCCAGCAAAATCGTACATCCCGCGCATATCGATCAGCTGAAAAGCAACCTTGCTGAGGTCGACAGGCTTCTCGAGATTCACTCCGAGATCGCTGGAAAGACAGTTGGGCGCAAATACAAGGTTGAGGTGTTGAACCGGAGCGCGCTGGTTCTGTTAGTCGCGTGCTGGGAAGCATTCGTAGAAGACCTGGCGACGAATGCGTTCGAGTTCCTACTTGCGAATGCAAACGACCCAAGCGTCTTTCCCACCAAAGTGCGAGTCGCAGCCACGCGCGAACTCAGAAGCCATCCAGACGAAACGAAGGTATGGGAGCTGGCCGGGGACAACTGGAAGAAGGTCCTCGTCAACCACAAACACACAACACTCAAGCGCCACGTTGGAAGGCTCAACACTCCACGACCAGCGCAGATCGACGAGATGTTCTCGGACCTGATCGGTCTTGACAAGCTGTCGAAGAAATGGAGCTGGGCGAAGAACTCAAACGCCGATGTACTCGACAAGTTCGAGAAAATGGTTACTCGGCGCGGCGCTATCGCCCACAGAGTGAGTGAAGGTGCGGCCGTCCACAAAGCTTACGTCCGAAAATCCTCTGATGCCGTCATTCGGGCGTCGTCGGTATCGTCCAATCGAGTTCGGGACCATCTCGAAGTGCAAACCGGTCTGTATCCGTGGGTCAGGATAGTCGCAGGTAGTGCAAGATAG
- a CDS encoding recombinase family protein: MSKGGEATWACGLGFVFIGLLGYPLTSIAGVGARSVGEVTGERIRDKIAASKRKGLWMGGRVPLGYRSNGRTLEISESEAGIVRRIYDLYETEKSVTRVAEEVSRLGLRTKVYVDKRGRTSGGKSFSRGHIHRLLANPIYAGCISHKGAIYEGQHRAIIDVATWERTQSVLNAGAPAGERRSSPSLLRGKLFDATGAPFTPSHTVKSGRRYRHYVSRPALPTETSDACSSISRLPAGDIEKLVSETVAELLSDRRQMSDLLRGQGVGAAVISSTLGALSSWRGNPVDMVRRVDVTSEKISIELDISTIAQREIPLLRLNIATRIQKRRSTRRIVRKGDTRSRSRCLDLALLNSVARTRCWFEAISTGRVRSFAEIAAAEGVSEQYVGKLMSPAWLSPEIVEGVVDGTDFIEITTEALTSKIDIPAIWGRQRLALEIRDSAAAS, encoded by the coding sequence TCGGCTACCCGCTCACGTCGATCGCCGGCGTGGGCGCGAGGTCCGTGGGCGAGGTCACCGGGGAGCGAATTCGGGACAAGATCGCGGCCTCCAAACGGAAGGGGCTCTGGATGGGCGGACGTGTGCCGCTCGGATACCGGTCAAACGGCCGAACATTGGAGATCTCGGAGTCGGAGGCAGGAATCGTCCGCCGAATCTACGACCTCTACGAAACCGAGAAATCGGTGACACGAGTGGCCGAAGAAGTCTCGCGCCTGGGTCTCAGGACCAAGGTATATGTCGACAAGCGGGGCCGAACGAGCGGCGGAAAGTCGTTCAGCCGCGGGCATATCCATCGTCTTCTAGCGAACCCCATCTACGCGGGTTGTATCAGCCACAAGGGTGCGATCTATGAGGGCCAGCACCGCGCGATCATCGACGTGGCCACTTGGGAGCGGACTCAATCGGTTCTCAACGCCGGGGCACCCGCAGGAGAGCGTCGCAGCAGCCCGAGCCTTCTGCGAGGCAAGTTGTTTGACGCGACGGGGGCTCCCTTCACCCCGAGCCACACCGTCAAGTCCGGGCGACGCTATCGGCACTACGTCTCCCGACCCGCATTGCCAACTGAGACTTCCGACGCATGCTCCTCGATCTCTCGCCTTCCTGCCGGCGATATCGAGAAGCTCGTGTCCGAGACGGTCGCAGAGCTGCTCTCCGACCGGAGGCAGATGAGCGACCTCCTTCGAGGCCAGGGCGTCGGCGCCGCCGTCATCTCCAGCACCCTCGGAGCGCTCTCGAGCTGGCGCGGCAATCCTGTCGACATGGTTCGTCGGGTCGACGTCACGTCCGAGAAGATTTCGATCGAGCTCGATATATCAACGATCGCGCAGCGAGAGATTCCCCTGCTGCGACTCAACATCGCGACTCGAATTCAGAAGCGCCGGAGTACTCGACGAATCGTGCGGAAGGGAGACACTCGATCTAGATCCCGATGCCTCGACCTTGCTCTCTTGAATTCTGTCGCCCGAACACGGTGTTGGTTCGAGGCCATATCGACTGGGCGGGTTCGATCGTTCGCGGAGATTGCTGCGGCTGAAGGAGTGAGCGAGCAATACGTTGGAAAGCTGATGTCGCCTGCCTGGCTGTCGCCAGAGATCGTCGAGGGCGTCGTCGACGGCACCGACTTCATCGAGATCACGACGGAAGCGCTGACGTCGAAGATCGATATCCCAGCAATCTGGGGGAGGCAGCGATTGGCGCTCGAAATCAGGGATTCGGCTGCTGCTTCCTAA